The proteins below are encoded in one region of Hordeum vulgare subsp. vulgare chromosome 3H, MorexV3_pseudomolecules_assembly, whole genome shotgun sequence:
- the LOC123440437 gene encoding extradiol ring-cleavage dioxygenase-like, whose translation MDGAEAGLSQTQTPPLEVAMDTFFLSHGAPTLCIDETIPARSFFQSWLPAAIAGSQAPRAILVVSAHWETDAPAVSVVRGTNDTIHDFHGFPEQMFKLTYPAPGAPDLAERTKKLLEDAGFGPVSEEHGRGLDHGAWVPLMLMYPDADIPVCQLSVQTDRDGTYHYDLGRALAPLRNEGVLIIGSGTATHNLAKMGPHDAPPPQWASDFDTWLKDSLLDGRYEDVKRYKEMAPQAEVAHPSPHHFYPLHVALGAVGDESAAELIHHSWTNTSISYSSYRFTTKI comes from the exons ATGGATGGGGCAGAGGCAGGGCTAAGCCAAACCCAGACACCACCGTTGGAGGTTGCCATGGACACCTTCTTCCTGTCGCACGGCGCGCCCACTCTCTGCATCGACGAGACGATCCCGGCGCGGAGCTTCTTCCAGTCCTGGCTGCCGGCGGCGATCGCGGGCTCGCAAGCGCCGCGCGCCATCCTGGTGGTGTCGGCTCACTGGGAGACGGACGCTCCGGCGGTCAGCGTCGTCCGCGGCACCAACGACACCATCCACGACTTCCATGGCTTCCCAGAACAGATGTTCAAG CTGACGTACCCTGCGCCCGGCGCGCCTGACTTGGCCGAGAGGACCAAGAAGCTCCTGGAGGACGCCGGGTTCGGGCCGGTGAGCGAGGAGCATGGCCGCGGGCTCGACCACGGCGCGTGGGTGCCGCTGATGCTCATGTACCCCGACGCCGACATCCCGGTGTGCCAGCTTTCCGTGCAGACGGACAGGGACGGCACGTACCACTACGACCTCGGCAGGGCGCTGGCGCCGCTCCGGAACGAAGGTGTTCTCATCATCGGCTCCGGCACCGCCACGCACAACCTCGCCAAGATGGGGCCTCACGACGCGCCGCCGCCGCAGTGGGCCTCCGACTTCGACACCTGGCTCAAGGATTCGCTCCTAGACGGGAG GTACGAAGACGTGAAGCGATACAAGGAGATGGCGCCCCAAGCTGAGGTGGCGCACCCTTCGCCGCATCATTTCTACCCGTTGCATGTCGCGCTTGGCGCCGTGGGGGATGAGTCCGCGGCGGAGCTGATCCACCATAGCTGGACCAACACCAGCATCTCCTACTCTTCATACCGTTTCACAACGAAGATATAA